A section of the Bryobacteraceae bacterium genome encodes:
- a CDS encoding amidohydrolase — MRKNFLAAITAALMAVFITWLPAPAESVSWTAIRGARIVPVNGPVIEKGTVLIRNGVIAAVGPQVDVPASAWVIDGNGLTVYPGLIDALSTWGLPQAAQAPAQTAGRGAQQPPQLPQQQQPQQPQAQQPQARSRGPQDRPGTFTWVKAADQVQPSDSRLASARNAGFTSAVTFPRQGIVAGHGAIINLGGKTAGEMVVLPEAGLYLALRPSGYTGFPSTPMGIMAYFRQLWLDADHYRQALALYAADPVNIPRPAHDRALEGLMGVKRVLLPAPDPIQMERMVKLAADLKTPAVLYGVVRGYEMAERLRATGTPVILNVRWPAREPGADPEQEESYRELRIRDLAPTSPAALSAAGVKWAVSSDGLETPRAVLRALKQSIDRGLRREDALRALTLSAAEIYGVADRLGSIQPGKAANLVVATGDLFDDSTRVRMVFIDGVRYLPEPELPQPPAGASGRGPSSERGEDQ, encoded by the coding sequence ATGAGAAAGAATTTTCTGGCCGCAATCACGGCGGCGCTGATGGCCGTGTTCATCACATGGCTGCCGGCCCCCGCCGAAAGCGTATCCTGGACGGCGATCCGCGGCGCGCGGATCGTCCCCGTCAACGGCCCGGTGATCGAGAAGGGCACGGTGCTGATCCGCAATGGAGTCATCGCTGCCGTCGGCCCGCAGGTCGACGTGCCCGCCTCGGCCTGGGTCATCGACGGCAACGGTCTCACCGTGTATCCGGGCCTGATCGACGCGCTCAGCACGTGGGGGCTGCCGCAGGCCGCTCAGGCGCCGGCGCAGACGGCCGGACGCGGCGCGCAGCAGCCGCCTCAGTTGCCGCAGCAGCAACAGCCGCAGCAACCGCAGGCGCAACAACCGCAGGCGCGATCCCGGGGGCCCCAGGACCGGCCGGGCACGTTCACCTGGGTGAAGGCCGCCGACCAGGTGCAGCCCTCCGACTCCCGCCTCGCCTCCGCGCGCAACGCCGGCTTCACCTCCGCCGTCACGTTCCCGCGCCAGGGCATCGTCGCCGGCCACGGCGCCATCATCAACCTCGGCGGCAAGACCGCCGGCGAAATGGTGGTGCTGCCGGAGGCCGGGCTCTACCTCGCGCTGCGCCCCTCCGGCTACACCGGTTTTCCGTCCACGCCCATGGGCATCATGGCTTACTTCCGCCAGCTCTGGCTCGATGCCGACCATTACCGGCAGGCGCTGGCGCTCTACGCCGCCGATCCGGTGAACATTCCGCGGCCGGCCCATGACCGCGCTCTGGAAGGCCTGATGGGCGTGAAGCGCGTGCTTCTTCCGGCGCCGGATCCCATCCAGATGGAGCGCATGGTGAAACTCGCCGCCGACCTGAAGACGCCGGCGGTCCTTTACGGCGTGGTGCGCGGCTACGAGATGGCCGAACGGCTCAGGGCCACGGGCACGCCCGTGATCCTCAACGTGCGCTGGCCCGCGCGCGAGCCCGGCGCGGATCCCGAGCAGGAAGAGAGTTACCGCGAACTGCGCATCCGCGACCTCGCGCCCACGTCGCCCGCCGCGCTCTCGGCCGCTGGAGTGAAGTGGGCAGTGAGCAGCGACGGGCTGGAGACGCCGCGCGCGGTGCTGCGCGCCCTGAAGCAGTCGATCGACCGCGGCCTCAGGCGTGAGGACGCGCTGCGCGCCCTCACGCTCAGCGCGGCGGAGATCTACGGCGTTGCCGACCGGCTCGGCTCCATCCAGCCGGGCAAGGCGGCCAACCTCGTCGTCGCCACCGGCGACCTCTTTGACGACTCCACGCGCGTCCGCATGGTGTTCATCGACGGCGTGCGCTACCTGCCGGAGCCGGAACTGCCTCAACCGCCCGCGGGCGCGTCAGGGCGCGGCCCCAGTTCGGAAAGAGGGGAGGATCAGTAA
- a CDS encoding imidazolonepropionase codes for MRAIHRILPVMLAAAAWGGENDSFLLRNATVHPVSGPAIQNASVLVIDGRIAEVGPKVAPRGRIRVIDARGLHVYPGLIDSGSPVGLAEIASVRETVDTGEIGDFNPQLRALIAVNPSSEHIPVVRANGITTVLVTPGTTGGTRGASTAGLIAGQASLMHLDGWTWEEMEIRRSAAMQMTWPVIQTGRGGPPDLESLLPGLAARRVTFAEARRNQQLQVQKIQDFFDAARRYQKAKAAGEAIAPDLRYEAMIPVLEGKLPLMIMAAREREIREALDFAAREQVKIVLAGVRRPGKTIDDIAKRNIPVVLGTPFVTPLEEDDPYDEPFTLAAQLHKAGVKFCFASFNVQFARNLPYEAAQAAAFGLPYDEALKSVTLNAAEIWGVAGDYGSIDKGKYADLIVTDGDPLEIRTQVKMMFIKGVPVDLESRHTRLYKRYMARP; via the coding sequence GTGAGAGCGATTCATCGGATTCTTCCCGTTATGCTCGCCGCCGCCGCATGGGGTGGCGAAAACGACTCGTTCCTGCTGCGCAATGCCACCGTGCATCCGGTGAGCGGCCCGGCCATCCAGAACGCGAGCGTCCTGGTGATCGACGGCCGCATCGCCGAAGTCGGCCCGAAAGTGGCGCCCCGCGGCCGGATCCGGGTGATTGACGCCCGCGGGCTCCACGTCTACCCGGGCCTGATTGATTCGGGCTCGCCGGTGGGGCTGGCCGAAATCGCCAGCGTGCGCGAGACGGTGGACACGGGTGAAATCGGCGACTTCAACCCGCAGCTGCGCGCGCTCATCGCCGTCAACCCCTCCAGCGAGCACATTCCGGTGGTCCGCGCCAACGGCATCACCACCGTGCTGGTGACGCCCGGCACGACCGGCGGGACGCGCGGCGCCAGCACCGCCGGCCTGATCGCCGGCCAGGCCTCGCTGATGCATCTCGACGGGTGGACGTGGGAAGAGATGGAGATCCGCCGCAGCGCCGCCATGCAGATGACCTGGCCGGTGATCCAGACTGGCCGCGGCGGCCCGCCGGATCTCGAGTCGCTTCTCCCCGGGCTGGCCGCACGCCGTGTCACGTTTGCCGAAGCCCGGCGCAATCAGCAGCTCCAGGTGCAGAAGATCCAGGACTTCTTTGACGCCGCCCGCCGGTATCAGAAAGCAAAAGCCGCCGGCGAGGCCATCGCGCCGGACCTGCGGTACGAGGCGATGATCCCGGTGCTCGAAGGGAAGCTTCCGCTGATGATCATGGCCGCCCGCGAACGCGAGATCCGCGAAGCGCTCGACTTCGCCGCCCGCGAACAGGTGAAGATCGTTCTCGCCGGCGTGCGCCGGCCCGGCAAGACGATCGACGACATCGCAAAGCGGAATATCCCGGTGGTGCTCGGAACCCCGTTCGTCACTCCTCTCGAAGAGGATGATCCTTACGACGAGCCCTTCACCCTGGCGGCACAACTGCACAAGGCGGGCGTGAAGTTCTGCTTCGCCAGCTTCAATGTGCAGTTCGCGCGCAACCTCCCCTACGAGGCGGCGCAGGCGGCCGCCTTCGGGCTGCCCTACGATGAGGCGCTGAAGTCAGTGACGCTCAATGCGGCCGAAATCTGGGGCGTCGCCGGCGACTACGGCTCGATTGACAAGGGCAAATACGCGGACCTCATCGTCACCGATGGCGATCCGCTCGAGATCCGCACGCAGGTGAAGATGATGTTCATCAAGGGCGTGCCCGTGGATCTCGAAAGCCGCCACACGCGCCTGTACAAGCGCTACATGGCCCGGCCGTAG